TTGTAGTTGAACGCGGCGTCGAAGCCCAGCTCGCCGACCAGGTAGCCGACCTTCTCGGCGGAACCGGCGCTGCCGATCACCCGCTTGGCGCCGCGCAGCTTGGCGATCTGACCGACCACGCTGCCGACCGCGCCGGCCGCGCCGGAGACGAAGACCGTGTCGCCCTCGCGGAACTGGGCGATGTCGAGCAGCCCGACGTACGCCGTGAGCCCGGTCATGCCGAGCAGCCCCAGGTACGCCGACGGCGTGGGCGCGGCGGCCGGGTCGACGACGCGGACGTGCCCGGAGTCCAGCACGGCGTGGTCGCGCCAGCCGAGGCCGTGCAGGACGGTGGCGCCGACCGGGACGTCGGGGGCGTTCGAGGCGACGACCTCACCGACCGCCGCGCCGTCCAGGGCCTTGCCGAGCTGGAACGGGGCGACGTACGACTCGACGTCGTTCATCCGGCCGCGCATGTACGGGTCCACCGACATGAACTGGTTGCGCACCAGCACCTGTCCGGGGCCGGGCTCCGGGGTGGGCAGCTCCACCAGCTCGAAGTTGTCGGCGGTCGGCCAGCCACTGGGCCGGCTGGCGAGACGGATCTCCTGCATCGGATCCTCCACAGTTCGTCGTTGGTAATCGACAGTATGTCGAAAAAGTCGACGCCGCGTACTGTGATCGCCATGACGACCGTCCCGGCCGGCCGCCGGCGCGGCCCCAGCAAGGGTGACCTGCGCGAACGGGCGATCCTGGAAACCGCCCGTGAACTGCTGTCCGGCAAGCCGCTGGCCGACATCACCATCGACGAGCTGGCCGCCGGCGCGCGGATCTCCCGCTCCAGCTTCTACTTCTACTTCGAGTCGAAACTGGCTGTCGTCGTCGCACTGCTCCGCGGGCTGGCCGGCGAGCTGGGCCGGGACGCCGAGCCGTGGCTGGCCGGCACCGGGCCGGACGTGCCGGCGCTGCGCGCGTCACTGGTCGCGCTCGCCACCCTCTGGCGCGACCAGGGCCGGCTGCTGGCCGGGGCGCTCGCCGCCGCACCCGGCTGCCCGCCGATCGCCGAGTGGCGGGCCGGCCTGCGCGAGGCGCACGTGGCCCGGCTGGCCGCCCGGATCGAGCGGGACCGGGCGGCCGGCCTGGCCCCGGACGGCCCGGCCCCACGGGTGCTCGCCGCGCTCGTCGACGACCTGCGGACCGCCGCGTTCGCCGCCGCACCGGACCCGGAGGCGCTGGTCGACGACCTGGTCACCGTGGAACTGCGGATGCTCTACGGGGATTTCCCGGTTCCCGGCTCGCGACCCTGATCGGCGAGGCACCCTGAGGGCATGCGTATCGGTGTCATTGGGGCAGGGCAGCTCGGCGGCACGCTTGCCACGTGGTGCGCCGAGAGTGGGCACGAGGTGGCGGTCACCTCCCGGCATCCGGACCGGCTGACCGACCTGGTCGAGCACGGCGAGGGGCACATCCGCGCGATGTCCATCCCGGAGGCGGCGGCGTTCGGCGAGATCGCCTTCTTCGCGCCGAACTGGGAGTCGGCCCACGAGGCGGTGGACCTCGCCCACGACGCGCTGTCCGGCAAGGTGGTCATCGACGCCACCAACCCGGCGATGGCGGTCGTGCCGCCGACGCCCGGGGCCCAGCCGGGCGCGCCCGGGCCGGGTGGTCTCGGCGCGTTCGCGCCGGGATTCCCGTCGGCACTGGAGATCCCGGCGTTCGTCCGGGTGCCGGACGCGCCGGGCACCAGCCGGGCGATGGGCGCCACCGCCATGAGCGGCCTGGAAACGCTGATCTCCTGGGCGCCCGACGTGCACTGGGTGAAGGCGTTCAACACCATCTCGACCGACGTGCTGGGCCGGCGGCGCGGGCACGATCCGCTGCTCGCCGAATTCGTCTGCACCGACCAGCGGGACGCCCGGGAGGCGGCCTGCCGGATCATCCAGGAGCTGGGGTTCGCGCCGTTCTTCGCGGGCGGCGCGGAGGCGGCCCGGCTGACCGAGACCGGCGGACCGCTCCAGATGCGCGAGGTCGACGTCCAGGACGCCAAAGACGTGCTGGCCGAAGCCCTCGCCGCCATCCACTGACCCCTCGCGCCCTCCACCGGCCCCTCCACCGCACCTTCTCCACCGCCCCCCGCCGCGCCTTCTCCACCGGCTTCTCCATCGGCCTCTCCACCGCGCCTTCTCCCCCAGCTTCTCCATCGGCCTCTCCACCGCGCCTTCTCCACCGGCCCCTCCACCGGCCTCTCCACCGCGCCTTCTCCCCCAGCTTCTCCATCGGCCCGCCCCTCCACCCACGGCCTCTCCACTGACCGGTTCTCCACTCACGGCCCGCCCGCACTCACGGCCCGTCACAACCCTT
This window of the Actinoplanes oblitus genome carries:
- a CDS encoding NADP-dependent oxidoreductase → MQEIRLASRPSGWPTADNFELVELPTPEPGPGQVLVRNQFMSVDPYMRGRMNDVESYVAPFQLGKALDGAAVGEVVASNAPDVPVGATVLHGLGWRDHAVLDSGHVRVVDPAAAPTPSAYLGLLGMTGLTAYVGLLDIAQFREGDTVFVSGAAGAVGSVVGQIAKLRGAKRVIGSAGSAEKVGYLVGELGFDAAFNYKDAPVKEQLAAAAPDGIDVYFDNVGGDHLEAAIKSLNKFGRVALCGAIAQYNDTAPPAAPRNLALAIGKELTLRGFIVGNHSKRMPEFVAEVGGWLRAGQISAQETVVEGLANAPEAFLGLMRGENTGKMVIKL
- a CDS encoding TetR/AcrR family transcriptional regulator; amino-acid sequence: MTTVPAGRRRGPSKGDLRERAILETARELLSGKPLADITIDELAAGARISRSSFYFYFESKLAVVVALLRGLAGELGRDAEPWLAGTGPDVPALRASLVALATLWRDQGRLLAGALAAAPGCPPIAEWRAGLREAHVARLAARIERDRAAGLAPDGPAPRVLAALVDDLRTAAFAAAPDPEALVDDLVTVELRMLYGDFPVPGSRP
- a CDS encoding NADPH-dependent F420 reductase, whose protein sequence is MRIGVIGAGQLGGTLATWCAESGHEVAVTSRHPDRLTDLVEHGEGHIRAMSIPEAAAFGEIAFFAPNWESAHEAVDLAHDALSGKVVIDATNPAMAVVPPTPGAQPGAPGPGGLGAFAPGFPSALEIPAFVRVPDAPGTSRAMGATAMSGLETLISWAPDVHWVKAFNTISTDVLGRRRGHDPLLAEFVCTDQRDAREAACRIIQELGFAPFFAGGAEAARLTETGGPLQMREVDVQDAKDVLAEALAAIH